A DNA window from Brenneria izadpanahii contains the following coding sequences:
- a CDS encoding DUF1266 domain-containing protein — protein sequence MESEHQLWLLALSAPMAALNLEYGASFREHSFYPNDTSINLKNAWGIDSRDTLIDMINRMTDGGHAENLAYHYFLWHHISLADWQDYCAHQPPEQQAVMSLIGETAVLCGEGGIRAWDLGRMSFLSRVGLLNGWINETESLWIHTRLADRARYYYRSWQNYFAAFFVGRTYWLASDEEDPTLQRYAYSHYTEDPSYINQISSLYTHPDSPIHDLEWDVDVFQIDRPESLSGVEI from the coding sequence ATGGAATCCGAACACCAGCTTTGGTTACTGGCGCTTTCCGCCCCAATGGCTGCGCTCAATCTTGAATATGGCGCCAGCTTCCGCGAGCATTCGTTTTATCCGAACGACACCTCCATAAATCTCAAAAACGCCTGGGGGATCGACTCCCGCGACACCCTGATCGACATGATCAATAGAATGACCGATGGCGGCCATGCGGAAAATTTGGCTTACCACTATTTTCTGTGGCACCACATCTCACTGGCCGACTGGCAGGATTACTGCGCCCATCAACCGCCGGAACAGCAGGCGGTGATGTCCCTGATTGGCGAAACAGCCGTGCTGTGCGGCGAAGGGGGAATACGCGCCTGGGATCTGGGAAGAATGAGCTTTCTGAGCCGGGTCGGCCTGTTAAACGGGTGGATTAACGAGACGGAAAGCCTGTGGATCCATACCCGGCTGGCCGACCGCGCCCGCTACTACTATCGCAGTTGGCAGAATTATTTCGCCGCCTTTTTCGTTGGCCGCACCTATTGGCTGGCCTCGGATGAAGAAGATCCGACGCTGCAACGCTATGCCTATAGTCACTACACCGAAGATCCAAGCTACATCAATCAAATCAGTTCGCTTTACACCCATCCCGACAGCCCGATTCATGACCTTGAGTGGGATGTTGATGTTTTTCAAATAGACAGGCCTGAGTCGCTGTCAGGAGTAGAGATATAA
- a CDS encoding type II toxin-antitoxin system RelE/ParE family toxin, whose amino-acid sequence MRFEYSFAFRNQLHDRFYYLARHIGQAATQERLDSFIAGFERRVNDNPGSTPLCLEAADLGFTTYHDYVDPKLQLRAIYRFSEAEGIVYPLLFLSTKQSIRQALIQYCLRH is encoded by the coding sequence ATGAGGTTTGAGTACTCTTTTGCGTTTCGGAACCAACTTCATGACAGGTTCTACTATTTGGCAAGACATATAGGTCAAGCCGCTACCCAAGAGCGCCTTGATAGCTTTATTGCTGGGTTCGAGAGAAGAGTAAACGACAATCCCGGAAGTACGCCATTATGTTTGGAGGCTGCGGATCTTGGTTTCACCACTTATCACGATTATGTTGACCCCAAACTCCAGCTAAGAGCTATTTACCGTTTTTCTGAGGCGGAAGGCATCGTTTATCCGCTGCTATTTCTAAGTACCAAGCAAAGTATCAGGCAGGCGCTTATTCAATACTGTCTACGTCACTAA
- the ggt gene encoding gamma-glutamyltransferase, whose translation MTRRKWFASLAAGALLVCGTVQAAPAPAVEAKNGMVVSSQYLASQVGVDILKMGGNAIDAAVAVGYAQAVVNPCCGNIGGGGFMTIHLANGKDTFINFRETAPAAANADMYLDAGGNLKKGASLYGYLAAGVPGTVLGLDTAQQKYGKLSREQVMAPAIKLARYGFELTRADTDILDTTVARFKNDPEAARIFLRPDGSPLQPGDKLVQRDLAHTLQAIADNGPDAFYKGKIPQAVEQAAKQGGGILTAADFANYHITETAPVSCDYRGYTFVSSPPPSSGGIAICEILNIVEGYDLKAMGFNSAASVHVLTEAMRHAYMDRNTYLGDPEFVRNPVNRLLSKDYAAEIRSKIEPENATPSQQVEPGIGPHEKPETTHYSIVDNQGNAVSTTYTVNGRFGAVVIAPGTGFFLNDEMDDFTTKVGEKNLYGLVQGERNAIAPGKRPLSSMSPSLVTKDGKIFMVLGSPGGSRIISITLQTALNVIDHGMAPQEAVDAPRIHHQWLPDEVYYEQRGLSADTLALLKQRGYKMVEQTPWGAAELILVGLPGAAGVTPANSGNDSALSGKVREGYLYGANDIRRPAGAAIGY comes from the coding sequence ATGACAAGAAGGAAATGGTTTGCGTCCTTGGCCGCAGGAGCGTTATTGGTCTGCGGTACGGTGCAGGCCGCGCCCGCCCCGGCGGTGGAAGCGAAAAACGGCATGGTGGTCAGTTCACAATATCTGGCTTCGCAGGTAGGGGTGGACATTCTGAAGATGGGGGGCAACGCCATCGACGCCGCCGTCGCCGTGGGCTATGCCCAGGCGGTGGTTAACCCCTGCTGCGGCAATATCGGCGGCGGCGGGTTTATGACCATCCATCTGGCGAACGGCAAAGACACGTTTATCAACTTCCGTGAAACCGCGCCTGCCGCCGCCAATGCCGATATGTATCTTGATGCCGGGGGCAACCTGAAAAAAGGGGCCAGCCTGTACGGCTATCTGGCCGCCGGCGTGCCGGGTACGGTGCTGGGGCTGGATACGGCGCAGCAAAAGTACGGCAAACTGAGCCGTGAACAGGTAATGGCGCCCGCGATCAAACTGGCGCGTTATGGTTTTGAATTGACGCGGGCGGATACCGATATTCTGGATACCACGGTTGCGCGTTTCAAAAACGATCCCGAAGCGGCCCGCATCTTCCTGCGTCCTGACGGCAGCCCGTTGCAGCCCGGCGATAAGCTGGTGCAGCGCGATCTGGCGCATACTTTGCAGGCCATTGCCGATAACGGCCCGGACGCCTTCTATAAAGGGAAAATTCCTCAGGCGGTCGAGCAGGCGGCAAAGCAGGGCGGCGGTATTCTGACGGCGGCCGATTTCGCCAATTACCACATTACTGAAACCGCGCCGGTGAGCTGTGATTACCGCGGTTATACGTTCGTTTCCTCGCCGCCGCCCAGCTCCGGCGGCATCGCGATATGTGAAATTCTGAATATCGTGGAAGGTTACGATCTCAAAGCCATGGGCTTTAATTCCGCGGCTTCGGTGCATGTGCTGACGGAAGCCATGCGTCACGCCTATATGGATCGCAATACCTATCTGGGCGACCCGGAGTTTGTGCGCAACCCGGTGAATCGCCTGTTAAGTAAAGATTACGCTGCTGAAATCCGCAGCAAAATCGAACCGGAGAACGCCACGCCGTCGCAGCAGGTGGAGCCGGGGATCGGACCGCATGAGAAACCGGAAACCACTCACTATTCGATCGTTGATAATCAGGGAAACGCCGTTTCCACCACCTATACGGTCAACGGCCGCTTTGGCGCGGTGGTGATTGCGCCGGGCACCGGCTTCTTCCTCAACGATGAAATGGATGACTTCACCACCAAAGTCGGGGAGAAAAACCTGTACGGGCTGGTGCAGGGAGAACGCAACGCCATCGCTCCCGGTAAGCGCCCGCTCTCATCCATGAGCCCGTCATTGGTCACTAAAGACGGAAAAATCTTTATGGTGCTCGGCTCGCCGGGCGGTTCGCGCATTATCTCGATTACGCTGCAAACGGCGCTGAATGTCATCGACCACGGCATGGCGCCGCAGGAGGCGGTTGACGCGCCGCGCATCCATCATCAGTGGCTGCCGGACGAGGTGTACTACGAGCAACGCGGCCTGTCGGCGGATACGCTGGCGTTGCTGAAACAGCGCGGATACAAGATGGTCGAGCAGACGCCCTGGGGCGCGGCGGAGCTGATTCTGGTCGGTTTGCCGGGCGCTGCGGGGGTGACGCCCGCCAATTCCGGCAATGACTCCGCGCTATCCGGCAAAGTGCGCGAAGGCTATCTGTACGGCGCCAATGATATCCGCCGCCCGGCGGGCGCCGCCATCGGTTATTGA
- a CDS encoding EamA family transporter produces MLVTDRLLALCVVILWGVNFVVIKVGLHGMPPFLLAGLRFSLVALPAIFFVPAPRIPFRWLLAYGMTMSFGQFAFLFCAIKLGMPAGIASLVLQAQAFFTLLIGVVLLAEKLRWNHIAGILVAVAGIAVLAEGRPAAQTAGGMTLVTLLLTLGGALSWAFGNISNKVIMSRNGDVKMMSLVVWSALVPVLPFFACSWLFEGKEQIISSLANIQLPTILSLLYLAFIATIVGYSIWGKLLTRYETWRVAPLSLLVPVVGLISAALFLGESLTELQIVGALMIMLGLLINVFGSRLWAGRLTKQA; encoded by the coding sequence ATGTTAGTGACGGATAGGTTGCTCGCGCTTTGCGTAGTGATCTTATGGGGCGTGAATTTCGTGGTGATCAAGGTCGGCCTGCATGGCATGCCGCCTTTTCTGCTTGCCGGGCTGCGCTTTTCTCTGGTGGCGTTACCGGCCATCTTCTTTGTGCCGGCGCCCCGCATTCCTTTCCGCTGGCTGCTGGCCTACGGTATGACGATGAGTTTCGGTCAGTTCGCTTTTCTGTTCTGTGCGATTAAATTGGGGATGCCGGCGGGTATCGCCTCGCTGGTTTTACAGGCGCAGGCGTTTTTTACGTTGCTGATCGGCGTCGTGCTGCTGGCGGAAAAACTCAGATGGAACCATATCGCGGGCATCCTGGTGGCGGTGGCTGGGATAGCGGTGCTGGCCGAAGGCCGACCGGCGGCGCAGACGGCCGGCGGCATGACGCTGGTTACGCTACTGCTTACGTTGGGCGGGGCGCTGTCCTGGGCGTTCGGCAACATCAGCAACAAGGTGATTATGAGCCGGAACGGCGACGTGAAGATGATGTCGCTGGTGGTGTGGAGCGCGCTGGTCCCGGTTCTGCCTTTCTTCGCCTGTTCATGGCTGTTCGAGGGGAAAGAGCAGATTATTTCAAGCCTGGCGAATATTCAGCTGCCGACCATTCTGTCGCTGCTTTATCTGGCTTTCATCGCGACGATCGTCGGTTACAGCATCTGGGGAAAACTGCTGACGCGTTATGAAACCTGGCGTGTTGCGCCGCTCTCGCTGCTGGTGCCGGTGGTGGGATTGATCAGCGCCGCGCTGTTCCTTGGCGAATCGCTGACTGAGTTACAGATAGTGGGCGCCCTGATGATTATGCTGGGGTTGTTGATCAATGTATTTGGTTCCCGTTTGTGGGCCGGGCGATTGACAAAACAGGCTTAG
- a CDS encoding polysaccharide deacetylase family protein produces MTTKHSMIKNPIPWPNGARCAVAITFDVDVDSFLHLQRPADSYKRVSTLSTLQYDPQVGVPRILQTYRELGLKQTFFVPAWCIERYPQMVEAIVSDGHEVGHHGYIHEHVNELSEAEERFWLRKSIEIIERHTGKRPRGFRAPLYNFSPATTDLLIEEGFQYDASLMGDDVPYLLRGKKGHLVELPTHWAMDDWPPYVHMSDIDYVMPIRSPQEAIGVYKAEFDAMWEYGGLLVAVWHPFVTGRLARWHETVRFIEYMQSRGGVWFAPLEEIAAHVNQIHAAGQTPLREEPMPPYPGPVTYDKF; encoded by the coding sequence ATGACAACAAAACACAGTATGATCAAAAACCCCATTCCGTGGCCCAACGGCGCGCGCTGCGCCGTGGCGATCACCTTTGACGTAGACGTGGACAGCTTTCTGCACCTGCAACGTCCGGCCGACAGCTATAAACGGGTCAGCACGCTTTCAACCCTGCAATACGATCCGCAGGTCGGCGTGCCGAGGATCCTGCAAACGTACCGCGAACTAGGTCTTAAGCAGACGTTCTTCGTGCCGGCGTGGTGCATTGAGCGTTATCCGCAGATGGTGGAAGCCATCGTCAGCGACGGCCATGAGGTCGGCCACCACGGCTATATCCACGAACACGTCAACGAGCTTAGCGAAGCCGAAGAGCGTTTCTGGCTGCGCAAATCCATTGAGATTATCGAGCGCCACACCGGTAAGCGGCCGCGCGGCTTCCGCGCTCCGCTGTATAACTTTTCCCCGGCCACCACGGATTTACTGATAGAAGAAGGATTTCAATACGATGCCTCGCTGATGGGGGACGATGTGCCTTATCTGCTGCGCGGTAAAAAAGGGCATCTGGTGGAGCTGCCCACCCATTGGGCGATGGACGACTGGCCGCCGTATGTGCATATGAGCGATATCGACTACGTGATGCCGATCCGCTCGCCGCAGGAGGCGATCGGCGTGTATAAGGCCGAATTCGACGCCATGTGGGAGTACGGCGGTCTGCTGGTGGCGGTGTGGCACCCGTTCGTTACCGGACGGCTGGCCCGCTGGCATGAAACGGTGCGTTTTATTGAGTATATGCAGTCGCGCGGCGGCGTATGGTTCGCGCCGCTTGAAGAGATCGCCGCCCATGTGAACCAGATCCATGCCGCGGGGCAGACGCCGCTGCGCGAGGAACCCATGCCGCCCTACCCAGGGCCGGTCACCTACGATAAGTTCTGA
- a CDS encoding type II toxin-antitoxin system prevent-host-death family antitoxin yields the protein MTQSTSPRITTVSAFKKELASMDVSDPVVVTQNGEPLYVVQDPAQFEMQQEQMALLRLLSFAEKDVQAGRTVSSADLRAGLKGLVDEV from the coding sequence ATGACCCAATCTACTTCGCCGCGCATAACGACGGTCTCAGCATTTAAGAAAGAACTGGCTTCTATGGATGTTTCTGACCCTGTAGTCGTCACGCAAAATGGAGAGCCGCTCTACGTGGTTCAAGATCCCGCTCAGTTTGAAATGCAGCAGGAACAGATGGCTCTGTTACGACTGCTGTCTTTTGCTGAAAAGGACGTACAAGCAGGCAGAACGGTTTCATCAGCCGACCTCAGGGCCGGGCTGAAAGGATTGGTTGATGAGGTTTGA
- the katG gene encoding catalase/peroxidase HPI has translation MSTEAKCPFAHGAAAKLTAGGGTTNRDWWPNQLRVDLLSQHSSRSNPLDPAFNYREAFKKLDYQALKNDLRKLMTDSQEWWPADFGHYGPQFIRMAWHSAGTYRAADGRGGGGRGQQRFAPLNAWPDNVNIDKSRRLLWPIKQKYGQAISWADLFILTGNVALETMGFRTFGFGGGREDTWEPDQDVNWGSEAAWLAHRPADKLDEKLGATEMGLIYVNPEGPNSSGDPVAAAHAIRVTFGRMGMNDEETVALIGGGHTFGKTHGAAPESHKGADPEAAGLEAQGLGWASDYGTGHGGDAIGSGLEVIWTQTPAQWSNYFFENLFKYEWVQTRSPAGLIQWEAKDAEEIIPDPHDPSRKRKPTMLTTDLSLRIDPIYEKISRRFLENPQAFAEAFARAWFKLTHRDMGPRSRYLGPEVPNEALIWQDPLPAVNHPLIDEADAAALKAKVLEAGLTVSELVGTAWASASTFRGGDKRGGANGARIRLAPQKDWEANQPEKLAKALSALEAIQREFNQQAGNGKQVSLADLIVLAGNAGIEQAAQAAGYEVTVPFTPGRTDASQEQTDVDSFSKLEPAADGFRNYEAAGLTTPAEVLLIDKAQQLTLTAPELTVLIGGLRAININADGSANGIFTDRPGTLTNDFFVNLLDMGTTWKTDPASANLYEGRDRVTGELKWTASRADLVFGSNAQLRALAEVYACADSQTKFVQDFVSAWNKVMMLDRFDLA, from the coding sequence ATGTCAACTGAAGCAAAGTGCCCATTTGCCCATGGCGCCGCCGCCAAACTCACCGCCGGCGGCGGCACCACCAACCGTGACTGGTGGCCGAATCAACTGCGCGTCGATCTGCTGAGCCAGCACTCATCCCGATCGAACCCGTTGGATCCGGCGTTCAACTACCGCGAAGCATTCAAAAAGCTGGATTATCAGGCGCTGAAAAACGACCTGCGTAAATTGATGACGGATTCGCAAGAGTGGTGGCCCGCCGACTTCGGCCACTATGGTCCCCAGTTTATTCGCATGGCGTGGCATAGCGCCGGCACCTACCGCGCCGCGGACGGACGCGGCGGCGGCGGACGCGGCCAACAGCGTTTCGCCCCGCTGAACGCGTGGCCGGACAACGTCAATATCGATAAATCCCGGCGCCTGCTGTGGCCAATCAAGCAGAAATACGGCCAAGCGATCTCCTGGGCCGACCTTTTTATCCTGACCGGCAATGTGGCGCTGGAAACCATGGGTTTTCGCACCTTCGGTTTCGGCGGCGGCCGCGAAGACACATGGGAACCGGATCAGGACGTCAACTGGGGTTCCGAAGCCGCATGGCTTGCCCACCGGCCGGCCGATAAACTCGACGAAAAACTCGGCGCGACCGAGATGGGCCTGATCTACGTCAACCCTGAAGGTCCGAACTCCAGCGGCGATCCGGTCGCCGCCGCTCACGCCATCCGCGTGACTTTCGGACGCATGGGGATGAACGACGAAGAAACCGTTGCGCTGATCGGCGGCGGACACACCTTCGGCAAAACCCACGGCGCGGCGCCGGAATCCCATAAAGGGGCGGATCCCGAAGCCGCCGGTCTGGAAGCGCAAGGCCTTGGCTGGGCCAGCGATTACGGCACCGGCCACGGCGGAGACGCCATCGGCAGCGGCCTGGAAGTCATTTGGACACAGACGCCGGCGCAGTGGAGCAACTACTTCTTCGAAAACTTATTCAAATATGAATGGGTCCAGACCCGCAGCCCGGCCGGCCTGATCCAGTGGGAAGCCAAAGACGCCGAAGAGATCATTCCCGACCCGCACGATCCGTCGAGAAAGCGCAAGCCGACCATGCTGACGACCGACCTGTCGCTGCGCATTGATCCGATCTACGAGAAAATCTCGCGCCGGTTCCTGGAAAATCCGCAGGCTTTTGCCGAAGCATTCGCCCGCGCCTGGTTCAAACTGACCCACCGCGACATGGGGCCGCGTTCGCGCTACCTCGGTCCGGAAGTCCCCAATGAAGCGCTGATTTGGCAAGATCCGCTGCCTGCCGTCAACCATCCGCTGATTGACGAGGCGGATGCCGCGGCACTCAAAGCCAAAGTGCTGGAAGCGGGCCTGACCGTATCCGAACTGGTTGGCACCGCATGGGCTTCGGCCTCCACCTTCCGCGGCGGCGATAAGCGCGGCGGAGCCAACGGCGCGCGCATCCGCCTGGCGCCGCAGAAAGACTGGGAGGCTAACCAGCCTGAAAAACTGGCCAAGGCGCTGAGCGCGTTGGAAGCCATCCAGCGCGAGTTCAATCAGCAGGCCGGCAACGGTAAACAGGTGTCGCTGGCGGATTTGATCGTGCTGGCCGGCAACGCCGGGATCGAACAGGCGGCGCAAGCGGCCGGCTATGAGGTGACCGTCCCCTTCACGCCCGGCCGCACGGACGCCTCGCAGGAGCAGACCGACGTCGATTCCTTCTCCAAGCTCGAACCGGCCGCAGACGGTTTCCGCAACTACGAGGCGGCCGGCCTGACGACGCCCGCCGAGGTGCTGCTGATCGATAAAGCGCAGCAACTGACGCTGACCGCGCCTGAATTAACCGTGCTGATTGGCGGCCTGCGCGCCATCAACATCAATGCCGACGGCTCCGCCAACGGCATCTTCACGGACCGGCCCGGTACGCTGACCAACGATTTCTTCGTCAACCTGCTGGATATGGGGACGACGTGGAAAACGGATCCGGCAAGCGCCAACCTGTATGAAGGACGCGACCGCGTGACCGGAGAACTGAAGTGGACCGCAAGCCGCGCCGACCTGGTGTTCGGTTCAAACGCGCAGCTGCGCGCCCTGGCGGAAGTGTATGCCTGCGCGGACTCCCAAACGAAGTTTGTTCAAGACTTTGTCTCCGCCTGGAACAAGGTAATGATGCTGGATCGTTTTGACCTGGCGTAA
- a CDS encoding ABC transporter permease, which yields MDATYLAIVSTGLRLSVPLIFAALGGIWSERAGVFNLALEGSLLSGAFGAAVGSFYFHSAWAGLAVGLFAAGLTGLLLAVMTVWLSINQMVAGIAINMFVIGITAFLSRIAFSGQGASDSLTGFTAVAIPGLSSLPVVGNLLFNQDALLYLMYALAPLAWWLLFHTSWGLNLRATGEYPRAVDSAGLSVFGIRFISVIGSGAIAGLGGCYLVLSQVFMFTEHMSAGKGFIALAALILGRWHPIGAVAACLLFGLADALQLRLQFSHPDVPYQLFVVLPYVASIGALIIFAGKIKPPAAAGEHYQRGGK from the coding sequence ATGGATGCCACCTATCTTGCGATCGTCTCAACCGGGCTGCGCCTGTCGGTGCCGCTGATCTTCGCCGCATTGGGCGGCATCTGGTCGGAGCGCGCCGGGGTGTTCAATCTGGCGCTGGAGGGCAGCCTGCTCAGCGGCGCTTTCGGCGCGGCGGTGGGCAGTTTCTACTTCCATAGCGCCTGGGCCGGGCTGGCGGTCGGTCTGTTCGCCGCCGGGCTGACCGGCCTGCTGCTCGCGGTGATGACCGTCTGGCTGTCAATCAATCAGATGGTGGCGGGCATCGCCATCAACATGTTCGTTATCGGCATCACCGCCTTTCTCTCGCGCATCGCCTTCAGCGGCCAGGGCGCGTCCGACAGCCTGACGGGCTTTACCGCCGTCGCCATTCCCGGACTCTCCTCGCTGCCGGTGGTGGGGAACCTGTTGTTCAATCAGGATGCGCTGCTATATCTGATGTATGCGCTGGCGCCGCTGGCCTGGTGGCTGTTATTCCATACCTCCTGGGGGCTGAATCTGCGCGCCACCGGCGAGTACCCGCGGGCGGTGGACAGCGCCGGCCTGTCGGTATTTGGTATCCGTTTTATCAGCGTGATCGGCTCCGGCGCTATCGCCGGTCTGGGCGGATGCTACCTGGTGCTCTCGCAGGTGTTTATGTTTACGGAACACATGAGCGCCGGTAAAGGCTTTATCGCACTGGCCGCGCTGATACTGGGCCGTTGGCATCCGATCGGCGCCGTGGCCGCCTGCCTGTTGTTCGGGCTGGCGGATGCGCTCCAGCTGCGGCTGCAATTCAGCCACCCTGACGTGCCGTATCAACTGTTCGTCGTTCTGCCCTATGTCGCGTCGATCGGTGCGCTGATTATCTTTGCCGGAAAAATCAAGCCGCCAGCCGCCGCCGGAGAACATTACCAGCGCGGGGGGAAATAA
- the gorA gene encoding glutathione-disulfide reductase, whose amino-acid sequence MTKHYDYLAIGGGSGGIASVNRAAMYGKKCALIEAKYLGGTCVNVGCVPKKVMWHAAQIAEAIHQYGPDYGFDTTVNRFDWNTLIKNRSAYIDRIHQSYNNVLGKNKVDVIHGFARFVDVHTVEVNGEKITADHILIATGGRPVRPDVPGAEYGIDSDGFFALDALPKRTAIVGAGYIAVEIAGVVNALGSQTHLFVRKQSPLRSFDPLIAETLVEVMNSEGPTLHTESIPKAVVKNADGSLTLQLENGGEQTVDCLIWAIGREPATDNLNLSAVDVELDDKGYIQVDRFQNTNVPGIYAVGDNTGAVELTPVAVAAGRRLSERLFNNKPDEHLDYSNIPTVVFSHPPIGTVGLTEPQAREQYGDDKVKVYTSSFTAMYTAVTQHRQPCRMKLVCVGKDEKIVGIHGIGFGMDEMLQGFAVALKMGATKKDFDNTVAIHPTASEEFVTMR is encoded by the coding sequence ATGACTAAACACTATGACTACCTGGCGATTGGCGGCGGCAGCGGCGGGATCGCCTCGGTTAACCGCGCGGCGATGTATGGGAAAAAATGTGCGTTGATCGAAGCGAAATATCTGGGCGGTACTTGTGTCAACGTCGGTTGCGTGCCGAAAAAAGTGATGTGGCACGCGGCGCAGATTGCCGAAGCGATCCATCAATATGGCCCGGATTACGGTTTTGATACTACGGTCAACCGCTTTGACTGGAACACGCTGATTAAAAACCGTAGCGCCTACATTGACCGTATCCACCAGTCCTACAATAACGTGTTGGGCAAAAACAAGGTGGATGTGATTCACGGCTTTGCCCGCTTCGTCGATGTGCATACCGTGGAAGTCAACGGCGAGAAAATTACCGCCGACCATATTCTGATCGCCACCGGCGGCCGTCCGGTACGGCCTGATGTTCCGGGCGCCGAGTACGGTATTGATTCCGATGGTTTCTTTGCGTTGGACGCCCTGCCGAAACGCACCGCCATCGTGGGCGCCGGCTATATCGCGGTTGAGATTGCCGGGGTCGTGAACGCGCTGGGCTCGCAAACGCATCTGTTCGTGCGTAAACAGTCGCCGTTGCGCAGCTTCGATCCGCTGATCGCTGAGACGCTGGTTGAGGTGATGAACAGCGAAGGGCCGACGCTGCATACCGAATCGATCCCGAAAGCGGTGGTGAAAAATGCCGACGGCAGCCTGACGCTGCAATTGGAAAACGGCGGCGAACAGACCGTTGATTGCCTGATTTGGGCTATCGGCCGCGAGCCAGCGACGGATAACCTGAATCTGAGCGCAGTCGATGTCGAACTGGACGATAAAGGCTATATCCAGGTCGATCGGTTCCAGAATACCAACGTGCCGGGCATTTACGCCGTGGGCGATAACACCGGCGCGGTGGAGCTGACCCCGGTCGCCGTCGCCGCGGGCCGCCGTTTATCGGAGCGCTTGTTTAACAACAAACCCGATGAACACCTGGATTACAGCAATATTCCGACCGTGGTCTTCAGCCATCCGCCGATCGGAACCGTCGGGTTGACCGAACCGCAGGCGCGCGAGCAGTACGGCGACGATAAGGTGAAGGTTTACACCTCTTCCTTCACCGCCATGTACACCGCCGTGACGCAGCATCGTCAGCCGTGCCGCATGAAGCTGGTCTGCGTCGGCAAGGATGAGAAGATTGTGGGCATCCACGGCATCGGCTTCGGTATGGATGAAATGCTGCAAGGCTTTGCGGTGGCGCTGAAAATGGGCGCGACCAAGAAAGACTTCGACAACACGGTCGCCATCCACCCGACGGCGTCGGAAGAGTTTGTCACCATGCGCTGA
- a CDS encoding 23S rRNA (adenine(2030)-N(6))-methyltransferase RlmJ, whose protein sequence is MLSYRHSFHAGNHADVVKHTVQSLIITALKEKEKPFLYLDTHAGAGRYQLSGEHAARTGEYLDGIAKIWLRDDIPAELEPYMRAVRTYNHNDQLRYYPGSPLIARQLLREQDKIHLTELHPSDFPLLRNEFQKDARAKVLREDGYQQLKSQLPPLSRRGFILIDPPYELKTDYQAVVKGIQEGHRRFATGVFALWYPVVLRQQIKRLLKDLEATGIRNILQIELAVLPDSDRHGMTASGMVVINPPWKLKAQMESVLPWLHNALVPAGTGHVSVEQIVPE, encoded by the coding sequence ATGCTAAGTTACCGCCATAGTTTTCACGCCGGCAACCATGCCGATGTGGTGAAACACACCGTTCAGAGCCTGATCATCACCGCGCTGAAAGAAAAAGAAAAACCCTTTCTGTATCTGGATACCCATGCGGGAGCCGGGCGTTATCAGTTAAGCGGCGAACATGCGGCGCGTACCGGCGAGTATCTGGACGGCATCGCCAAAATCTGGCTGCGGGATGATATTCCCGCCGAGCTTGAGCCTTACATGCGGGCGGTGCGCACCTATAATCATAACGATCAGCTGCGTTATTATCCCGGCTCGCCGCTGATTGCCCGCCAGCTACTGCGCGAGCAGGATAAAATTCATCTGACGGAGCTGCATCCGAGCGATTTTCCGCTGTTGCGCAATGAATTTCAGAAAGATGCCCGCGCCAAAGTATTGCGTGAAGACGGCTACCAGCAGTTGAAATCGCAGCTGCCGCCGCTATCGCGCCGCGGTTTTATACTGATCGATCCGCCGTATGAGTTGAAAACGGATTATCAGGCGGTGGTCAAAGGTATTCAGGAAGGCCACCGGCGCTTCGCCACCGGGGTGTTTGCCCTGTGGTATCCGGTGGTGCTGCGTCAGCAGATCAAACGGTTACTGAAAGATCTGGAAGCCACCGGTATTCGCAATATTTTGCAGATCGAGCTGGCGGTGCTGCCGGATAGCGATCGGCACGGCATGACGGCTTCCGGCATGGTGGTGATCAATCCGCCGTGGAAGCTGAAAGCGCAGATGGAAAGCGTACTGCCCTGGCTGCACAACGCGCTGGTTCCGGCGGGCACCGGACACGTCAGCGTTGAACAAATCGTACCGGAGTAA